From Deltaproteobacteria bacterium:
AGCGCGACTTGCGCGACCGCCTGCTGGTGCGGCTGGACAGACTACTCGACGAGTTGCCGCAACGGGCGCAGGCGCTGGCCGAATTGGGCGGACCAGAGACTCTGCTGCACGGCGACCTGTGGGCCATCAACGTCTTCGTCATTCCCAGCGCCAAGGGCCCGTGCGCGCGGCTCATCGACTGGGACCACGCGGCGGTCGGCCCGGCCACCTACGATCTCTCGACGTTTCTGTTGCGTTTCTCCGCGCAGCACCGGCCGGGGGTGCTCGAGCGTTATCGTGGGGCTGTGGCGCGGGCCGGCTGGCGGCTGCCGGGAACGCAAGCCTTGAACCTGCTGTTCGAGACGCACGAGTACGCGCGCTTTGCCAATCGGATCATCTGGCCCGCGATTGCGCTGGTGAAGGACGGCGCCGAGTGGGGTGTTGAGGAGCTGGCCGAGATCGAGCACTGGTTTGAGATGTTGCGGCCGGTGCTTGCCCGAGAAAACGAGACGCACGCCCCGCCGAGTCCAGCATCCGTCCTGCGGAGGAGGCAGTGATCGACCTGAGCCGCACTCGAAGAGGGCTTCTCAGGGAAATCGAGGCGCCGGACCTGGCTGGCGATCCTCTGAGGGATGTCACCGACACGCGCATTGCGACCACGGATGCGCACGTGAGCATCTGTGGACACGGGCGAGAAGGTCTTTTCCCGGCCCTCAAGCTCGCGCTCTCGGAACGGTTGGCGGCGGTACCGCGGGCACAGCTGGCCAGAGACCTGCTGATGCCGTTGAGGAACGCCCTCGGCAACGCCTCGAAGCACGGCAACCGCGGCGAGCCCGCCAAGCAGGTTTCCGTGGAGCTGGTCGTGACCGGCAAGGGCGTGTTCATCGCAGTCGCCGACGAAGGTGCAGGCTTCGACGTTGCACGTACGTTGCGGCGCTTCCTGGAGCAAGAGAGCTATTTCGAGAATCGCGGGACTGGATTCCGCAACTTTCACGGGGGAAGCCCGGCCCTCGAGTTGCCGGAGATCGAGTCCTGCCGGGCGTATGCGAGCGACGATTGCGGGATCCGCTACGTGGTCCGGGTCTCCCGCCACGACGGGCAACCGGCCGAGACACGGATCCTCACGGGGAGGCTTCACTCGACTGTTGCCGCGGCGAAGGCGGACTTCGAGGCCGCAACGAGGCTGTATGACGCGAGGATGGCGAAAGACGTTCTGATCCCCCGAGCGGTGGCGAGGCTTGCCAGAGAACCGCAGCTCGTCCTCTACGACTTCGACCCGTGGATGAACTTCTGGGAGTATCAGAGCTATCGCCACAGCTATGGCGGCAGCTTCAGGGGCCTCCGGCATTCCGCGAAAAGCATTGGCCGGGCGTTGGCGGGTTTGCACCGAAGCGAGTTCGTCCCGCGCCCCGCGGAGCCTGAGCTCGTTGAACCGCGCCTTGGGGAGATGACCCTGCGGGCGGAGAGAAACCTGCAGAGCCTGCCGTGTGAACCGAC
This genomic window contains:
- a CDS encoding ATP-binding protein, which gives rise to MIDLSRTRRGLLREIEAPDLAGDPLRDVTDTRIATTDAHVSICGHGREGLFPALKLALSERLAAVPRAQLARDLLMPLRNALGNASKHGNRGEPAKQVSVELVVTGKGVFIAVADEGAGFDVARTLRRFLEQESYFENRGTGFRNFHGGSPALELPEIESCRAYASDDCGIRYVVRVSRHDGQPAETRILTGRLHSTVAAAKADFEAATRLYDARMAKDVLIPRAVARLAREPQLVLYDFDPWMNFWEYQSYRHSYGGSFRGLRHSAKSIGRALAGLHRSEFVPRPAEPELVEPRLGEMTLRAERNLQSLPCEPTLLNHFRFSAQQVRRRELERQRTLTPIHGAFGWDCIQYGSDDRLYLYRFERCRRSDTGLDLGGFAADVLCFALANHDEAAGPQCCDIFLRSYNSRAEHPISEDDLRFYSALVLAERLRDAGCRAGVGARQLLGALDAVLCCEGRGVASEVRP